A stretch of Synergistaceae bacterium DZ-S4 DNA encodes these proteins:
- a CDS encoding DUF5714 domain-containing protein has product MDSNNNDRSFDTVTKKCMEYMDQKTAATPCSMAISIMQETDIPMHNFVHHYLVPAVLMTLVCRLQKTGRRQYEEKMAEIEKRSKNVLPAFCGFYGACGAAIGTGIFMSVHTGTTPMSKETWGLCNGITVRTLKRMAEIGGPRCCKRNTLIALQEGAEYIFEQTGIDIGREEKVKCTFSKFNLECLKEDCPFYAEGEKNI; this is encoded by the coding sequence ATGGACAGCAATAACAACGACAGAAGTTTTGATACAGTCACAAAAAAATGCATGGAGTATATGGATCAAAAAACAGCGGCAACACCCTGTTCGATGGCCATTTCAATTATGCAGGAAACGGATATTCCGATGCATAACTTCGTACACCATTACCTGGTCCCTGCCGTTCTTATGACGCTGGTCTGCCGTCTTCAGAAAACAGGCCGGAGGCAGTATGAAGAAAAAATGGCTGAGATCGAAAAGAGGTCGAAAAACGTCCTTCCCGCTTTCTGCGGTTTCTACGGAGCATGCGGCGCGGCAATAGGGACAGGTATTTTCATGAGCGTCCATACCGGGACCACTCCTATGTCAAAGGAGACATGGGGACTCTGCAACGGGATCACTGTCCGCACCCTGAAAAGGATGGCGGAGATCGGAGGACCCAGGTGCTGTAAACGAAACACATTGATAGCGCTGCAGGAAGGCGCTGAGTATATTTTTGAGCAGACTGGGATCGATATTGGCAGAGAAGAGAAGGTAAAATGCACCTTCAGCAAATTCAACCTTGAATGTCTCAAGGAAGACTGTCCATTTTATGCCGAAGGTGAAAAAAACATCTGA
- a CDS encoding AAA family ATPase codes for MSVEKKRNPTDPLCYNVLVNTHGKRAMLMKHKACLLGVPELFVDGAKVLFPFLKAKLLTFMLIEEKNIRRDKLCEYLWPDKETEKGRRNLSNALSYVRTVIPVQMNNREVVSIKPSLHIARDTDLLSSLDRLSLNEMIKINGIFMDLPEAEDLESFCCWLFPKRQHYHELFVDGLRKRANAFLESQTDDSCEKALECYELLAEREPYNEKIHGELVRLYIKTGQKVKAVDAAHAFSKRIENDLGICTDLSDISSIVKKKSPVLDKQPKSSDDTPLSRSSEILKMLDFMIKTESSGKSSCGLVWGENGIGKTEFIDELVSCLNQRGWESHYVRCTQEEKERPMVPFIQMLQRQKCSLPQSEDISSLSELNYSRIAELVRMNVAASAEESKKKLLVVENIHWMDDASWMILETIMWDYSSPLHLIISGFEEIRPTFMLRTSFETEPFEKFEITLRRFDLEETGQICRTMAPDSTWTEKDIRNVYLQTEGNPFFIRQLLNAGLPVKDGKGIISNNPFVSVIEFSGKDERLFLEALAVEPDHASMLNISKVLDISPLQLSKICENIKNNALVKEKNNEEGDVIYYFTHVKIREALLANMSATRKQALHLKNIEVLEAGISPYQYRKREIYSLLCFHSHEAGLEEKELYWRVMELKQHFKAAHEVFPTLADHDLMKYVPTLEDLDYTQSALEETGRLMDRIVRVSGRKPEMMRIERDLLILRGAMLWWSGKYEDAEGALREGLEKAIKIGETEPVVEACVQICYLAIQNDDERRLSAFANRVYLLSIKDHLHKWMGVALRFKGISAILKGEFGIAFKVLQMSTLLFEKLEEEGDSYTVCIVAAEHFRGDACLAEGKTREALSYYLTCISIGESIGIYRGLGLSLAKAAFCNILNGKYDDAEKLLQRMEKLYAITHTEKSGGLQGGGIGYSLMGLLSAMKGEWDDAVCYYSHAQKFVSETGRPTWETFLYWSKLSLYSIENIPEDVSKKLFKKSPEWYRENLNEMKKKIGWKNDF; via the coding sequence GTGTCTGTTGAAAAGAAACGCAACCCCACAGATCCGCTCTGTTATAATGTTCTGGTAAATACCCACGGAAAGAGGGCAATGCTCATGAAGCACAAGGCATGTCTCCTTGGGGTGCCTGAACTTTTCGTAGACGGGGCCAAAGTCCTTTTCCCGTTTCTAAAAGCCAAGCTCCTTACGTTTATGCTTATTGAGGAAAAAAACATCCGCAGGGATAAACTGTGTGAATATCTGTGGCCTGACAAGGAGACAGAAAAAGGCCGCCGGAACCTCAGCAATGCCCTGAGCTATGTCAGGACAGTCATTCCTGTGCAGATGAACAACAGGGAAGTCGTTTCAATAAAACCATCTCTGCACATAGCACGGGACACGGACCTGCTTTCTTCCCTCGACAGGTTATCCCTGAATGAGATGATAAAAATCAACGGAATATTTATGGATCTGCCGGAAGCGGAGGATCTGGAATCTTTTTGCTGTTGGCTCTTTCCCAAACGTCAGCATTATCATGAGCTTTTTGTAGACGGCCTCAGGAAAAGAGCGAACGCTTTTCTTGAGAGCCAGACAGATGATTCCTGCGAAAAGGCTCTTGAATGTTATGAGCTGCTTGCAGAGAGGGAGCCCTATAATGAAAAGATCCACGGAGAGCTTGTCAGGCTTTACATTAAAACCGGCCAGAAAGTCAAAGCTGTTGACGCAGCCCACGCATTCTCAAAAAGAATAGAAAACGACCTGGGTATCTGCACGGATCTATCAGATATCTCGTCAATAGTGAAGAAGAAATCTCCCGTTTTGGACAAACAGCCCAAATCATCTGACGATACGCCCCTTTCGAGAAGTTCGGAGATCCTTAAGATGCTTGACTTTATGATAAAGACTGAAAGTTCGGGTAAGTCCTCCTGCGGGCTGGTATGGGGAGAGAACGGCATCGGCAAGACTGAATTTATAGATGAGCTCGTATCATGTCTCAACCAGAGAGGATGGGAGAGCCACTATGTAAGGTGCACACAGGAAGAGAAAGAAAGGCCGATGGTCCCTTTTATCCAAATGCTGCAGCGACAGAAATGTTCCCTGCCTCAGTCTGAAGACATTTCGTCCCTTAGTGAGCTGAACTACTCGCGGATAGCCGAGCTTGTCCGGATGAATGTTGCTGCCTCTGCTGAAGAAAGTAAGAAAAAGCTCCTTGTCGTAGAAAACATACACTGGATGGATGACGCTTCCTGGATGATACTTGAGACCATCATGTGGGACTATTCTTCGCCGCTCCACCTGATAATATCAGGCTTCGAAGAGATAAGGCCTACGTTCATGCTCAGGACTTCCTTTGAGACCGAACCATTTGAGAAGTTTGAGATAACACTCAGAAGATTTGACCTTGAAGAGACAGGTCAGATATGCCGCACAATGGCTCCTGACAGTACGTGGACAGAGAAGGACATACGAAATGTCTATTTGCAGACGGAGGGCAATCCGTTCTTCATCAGACAGCTGCTCAATGCGGGACTGCCTGTAAAAGACGGTAAAGGGATCATATCAAACAACCCCTTTGTGTCCGTCATAGAGTTCTCAGGCAAGGATGAGAGGCTCTTTCTGGAAGCCCTGGCAGTTGAACCGGACCATGCCTCAATGCTGAACATCAGCAAAGTTTTGGACATCTCTCCGCTTCAACTCTCAAAAATATGCGAAAACATAAAAAACAACGCCCTTGTAAAGGAAAAAAACAACGAAGAAGGAGATGTTATCTATTACTTTACCCATGTAAAGATCAGGGAGGCTCTCCTGGCAAATATGTCCGCTACCAGAAAACAGGCCCTGCACCTCAAAAACATCGAAGTGCTCGAAGCAGGAATATCACCTTACCAGTACAGAAAAAGAGAAATATACTCTCTGCTCTGTTTTCATTCACATGAAGCCGGTCTTGAAGAAAAAGAGCTGTATTGGCGCGTTATGGAGCTGAAACAGCACTTCAAAGCGGCGCACGAGGTCTTTCCGACTTTGGCAGACCATGACCTGATGAAATATGTACCGACCCTGGAAGATTTGGACTATACTCAGTCGGCTCTCGAAGAGACCGGCAGACTAATGGACAGGATCGTGCGGGTCTCAGGCAGGAAGCCCGAGATGATGCGGATCGAAAGGGACCTTTTGATCCTTCGGGGCGCTATGCTATGGTGGAGCGGGAAATACGAGGACGCGGAAGGCGCACTGAGGGAAGGTCTTGAAAAGGCGATAAAAATCGGAGAGACGGAACCTGTCGTTGAGGCATGTGTACAGATTTGTTATCTGGCTATACAGAATGACGATGAAAGGCGGCTTTCCGCATTCGCGAACAGGGTCTACCTTCTTTCAATAAAAGATCACCTGCATAAGTGGATGGGAGTCGCCCTTCGTTTTAAAGGTATATCCGCAATACTTAAGGGAGAGTTCGGAATAGCATTCAAAGTACTCCAGATGTCAACGCTTCTTTTTGAAAAGCTGGAGGAAGAGGGCGATAGTTATACGGTATGCATTGTAGCGGCGGAGCATTTCAGGGGTGATGCCTGCCTTGCGGAAGGCAAAACCAGAGAGGCTCTCTCCTACTACCTTACATGCATCAGTATCGGGGAATCAATAGGAATTTACCGCGGGCTCGGCCTTTCACTTGCGAAAGCAGCATTTTGCAATATCCTCAACGGTAAGTATGATGATGCGGAAAAACTGCTGCAAAGGATGGAAAAGCTGTACGCGATCACACATACCGAGAAAAGCGGGGGACTTCAGGGAGGGGGTATCGGATACAGCCTTATGGGACTCCTCTCTGCAATGAAGGGGGAGTGGGATGATGCTGTCTGTTATTACTCCCATGCTCAAAAATTTGTCTCTGAGACCGGGAGGCCGACATGGGAGACTTTTCTTTATTGGTCCAAGCTTTCTCTGTATTCTATAGAAAATATCCCGGAAGATGTTTCCAAAAAGCTGTTCAAAAAAAGCCCTGAGTGGTATCGTGAAAACTTGAATGAAATGAAAAAAAAGATAGGGTGGAAGAACGATTTTTGA